In the genome of Streptomyces racemochromogenes, one region contains:
- a CDS encoding DNA gyrase/topoisomerase IV subunit B has product MTADTSVPSSALLSGADRDGSNYTARHLLVLEGLEAVRKRPGMYIGSTDSRGLMHCLWEIIDNSVDEALGGYCDHIEVILHDDASVEVRDNGRGIPVDVEPKTGLSGVEVVMTKLHAGGKFGGGSYAASGGLHGVGASVVNALSARLDVEVDRNSSTHAISFRRGVPGVFTEQGPESPFDPANGLRKAKRIAKGKTGTRIRYWADRQIFLKDARLSLETLYQRARQTAFLVPGLTIVVRDERGIDGAGKTEETFRFDGGISEFCEYLAQDKAVCDVLRLTGTGTFKETVPVLDDRGHMTPTEVTRELGVDIALRWGTGYETGVKSFVNIIATPKGGTHVSGFERAVTKTVNEVLRSAKLLRVAEDDVVKDDAMEGMTAVVTVRLAEPQFEGQTKEVLGTSAATRIVAAVVAKELKAFLTSTKRDDKQQARAVMEKIVAAARTRIAARQHKEAQRRKTALESSSLPAKLADCRSDDVDRSELFIVEGDSALGTAKLARNSEFQALLPIRGKILNVQKSSVSDMLKNAECGAIIQVIGAGSGRTFDIDAARYGKIVLLVDADVDGAHIRCLLLTLFQRYMRPMVEAGRVFAAVPPLHRIELVQPKKGQDKYVYTYSDNELRQTLLEYQRKNIRYKDAIQRYKGLGEMDADQLAETTMDPRHRTLRRINIGDLDSAEQVFDLLMGNEVAPRKEFITGSAATLDRSRIDA; this is encoded by the coding sequence ACAGCCGAGGCCTGATGCACTGCCTCTGGGAGATCATCGACAATTCCGTCGACGAGGCCCTGGGCGGCTACTGCGACCACATCGAGGTGATCCTCCACGACGACGCCTCGGTCGAGGTCCGCGACAACGGCCGCGGCATCCCGGTCGACGTCGAGCCCAAGACCGGCCTGTCCGGCGTCGAGGTCGTCATGACCAAGCTGCACGCCGGCGGCAAGTTCGGCGGGGGCTCCTACGCGGCCTCCGGCGGCCTGCACGGCGTCGGCGCCTCCGTGGTCAACGCCCTCTCCGCCCGCCTGGACGTCGAGGTCGACCGGAACAGCTCCACCCACGCCATCAGCTTCCGCCGCGGCGTCCCGGGCGTCTTCACCGAGCAGGGCCCCGAGAGCCCCTTCGACCCGGCGAACGGCCTGCGCAAGGCCAAGCGGATCGCCAAGGGCAAGACGGGCACCCGGATCCGCTACTGGGCCGACCGCCAGATCTTCCTCAAGGACGCCCGGCTCTCCCTGGAGACCCTCTACCAGCGCGCCCGCCAGACCGCCTTCCTCGTCCCCGGCCTGACCATCGTCGTCCGCGACGAGCGCGGCATCGACGGCGCCGGCAAGACCGAGGAGACCTTCCGGTTCGACGGGGGCATCAGCGAGTTCTGCGAGTACCTGGCGCAGGACAAGGCCGTCTGCGACGTGCTGCGCCTGACCGGCACCGGCACCTTCAAGGAGACCGTCCCCGTCCTCGACGACCGCGGCCACATGACCCCCACCGAGGTCACCCGCGAGCTCGGCGTGGACATCGCCCTGCGCTGGGGCACGGGGTACGAGACCGGCGTCAAGTCCTTCGTGAACATCATCGCCACCCCCAAGGGCGGCACCCACGTCTCCGGATTCGAGCGCGCGGTCACCAAGACCGTGAACGAGGTGCTGCGCTCGGCGAAGCTGCTGCGCGTCGCCGAGGACGACGTGGTCAAGGACGACGCGATGGAGGGCATGACCGCGGTCGTGACCGTCCGCCTCGCCGAGCCGCAGTTCGAGGGCCAGACCAAGGAGGTGCTCGGCACCTCCGCGGCGACCAGGATCGTGGCCGCCGTCGTCGCCAAGGAGCTCAAGGCCTTCCTGACCTCCACCAAGCGCGACGACAAGCAGCAGGCCCGCGCCGTGATGGAGAAGATCGTCGCGGCCGCCCGGACCCGGATCGCGGCCCGCCAGCACAAGGAGGCGCAGCGCCGCAAGACCGCGCTGGAGTCCTCCTCGCTGCCGGCCAAGCTGGCCGACTGCCGCAGCGACGACGTGGACCGCAGCGAGCTCTTCATCGTCGAGGGCGACTCCGCCCTCGGTACGGCCAAGCTCGCGCGGAACTCCGAGTTCCAGGCGCTGCTGCCGATCCGGGGCAAGATCCTCAACGTCCAGAAGTCCTCGGTCTCGGACATGCTCAAGAACGCCGAGTGCGGCGCGATCATCCAGGTCATAGGAGCCGGCTCCGGCCGCACCTTCGACATCGACGCCGCCCGCTACGGGAAGATCGTGCTCCTCGTCGACGCCGACGTCGACGGCGCGCACATCCGCTGCCTGCTGCTCACGCTCTTCCAGCGGTACATGCGCCCGATGGTCGAGGCGGGCCGGGTCTTCGCGGCCGTGCCGCCGCTGCACCGGATCGAGCTGGTCCAGCCCAAGAAGGGCCAGGACAAGTACGTCTACACGTATTCGGACAACGAGCTGCGCCAGACCCTGCTGGAGTACCAGCGCAAGAACATCCGGTACAAGGACGCCATCCAGCGCTACAAGGGCCTCGGCGAGATGGACGCGGACCAGCTGGCGGAGACCACCATGGACCCCCGCCACCGCACCCTGCGGCGGATCAACATCGGCGACCTCGACTCCGCCGAGCAGGTCTTCGACCTGCTCATGGGCAACGAGGTGGCCCCGCGCAAGGAGTTCATCACCGGCTCCGCGGCGACCCTCGACCGCTCGCGCATCGACGCCTGA